From Mucilaginibacter rubeus, a single genomic window includes:
- a CDS encoding dienelactone hydrolase family protein produces the protein MIKTILVTGMLSLLLAFSFSAGAQNLTSFDRGSYIYKVDTLPYRILFPKHFNPGQKYPLVFVLHGSGERGNNNESQLAYGAQRFLQDSVREMYESIVVFPQCPAKSYWSNVKQVTDSASNKRKFIFQEDAPPTMAMIMLMGLVEQFLDKPFVDKHKVYVGGLSMGGMGTFEIIGREPKVFAAAFAICGGDNTLNAKKYAKKVPLWIFHGNNDPVVPADHSQVMVDAIKEAGGSPRFTLYPGVGHNSWDNAFKEPDLLHWLFSHSK, from the coding sequence ATGATCAAAACAATACTCGTAACAGGAATGCTAAGCTTGCTCTTAGCATTCTCTTTTTCAGCCGGAGCCCAAAATTTGACCTCGTTTGACAGGGGGAGTTATATCTATAAAGTAGATACGCTGCCATACCGCATTTTATTCCCCAAACACTTTAATCCGGGACAGAAATATCCCCTGGTGTTTGTACTGCATGGCTCGGGCGAGCGGGGGAACAATAATGAATCGCAGCTGGCTTATGGCGCTCAAAGGTTTTTGCAGGATAGCGTACGTGAAATGTATGAGTCGATCGTTGTTTTTCCGCAATGCCCGGCAAAAAGCTATTGGAGCAATGTAAAGCAGGTTACCGATTCGGCAAGCAATAAGCGTAAATTTATTTTCCAGGAAGATGCGCCGCCAACTATGGCTATGATCATGCTTATGGGCCTTGTAGAGCAATTTTTAGATAAACCCTTTGTCGATAAGCATAAGGTGTACGTAGGAGGCCTCAGCATGGGCGGAATGGGTACATTTGAGATCATTGGTCGCGAGCCTAAGGTGTTCGCAGCCGCTTTTGCTATTTGCGGAGGCGACAACACCCTAAACGCTAAAAAATACGCCAAAAAAGTTCCACTCTGGATCTTCCACGGTAATAATGACCCAGTGGTGCCGGCAGACCATTCGCAGGTAATGGTTGATGCCATTAAAGAAGCGGGAGGTAGCCCAAGGTTCACCCTATATCCAGGCGTAGGCCATAACAGCTGGGATAATGCTTTTAAGGAACCGGATCTGCTGCACTGGCTGTTTTCCCATAGTAAGTAA
- a CDS encoding GIY-YIG nuclease family protein: MKLHQYSVYIIANQSNTVLYIGVTNDVKNRVSEHKLKIFNGFTATYNCNKLVYIEDFQWIQDAIAREKQLKAGSRQKKIDLIITENPLWKDLSDGWYD, from the coding sequence ATGAAACTACACCAATACTCTGTTTACATTATAGCTAATCAATCAAACACTGTGTTATATATTGGTGTAACCAATGACGTTAAGAATCGCGTTTCTGAACATAAACTGAAAATATTTAATGGTTTTACTGCGACGTATAATTGCAATAAACTTGTTTACATCGAAGATTTCCAGTGGATTCAGGATGCTATTGCAAGAGAAAAGCAGTTAAAAGCGGGTTCACGTCAAAAGAAAATTGATCTGATAATTACAGAAAATCCATTATGGAAAGATCTAAGCGATGGTTGGTACGATTGA
- a CDS encoding glucoamylase family protein, whose amino-acid sequence MKKLLITPVLMLAAICCFAQKAAKKSEDGIKPVGIIKNLTDSALLDVVQRQTYRYFWDFGHPVSGLARERSNTSFDYGSEVVTTGGSGFGIMSLIVADSRKWITHDQAVDRMVKIVNFLYKADAFHGAFPHWLNGETGKVIRFGRKDDGADIVESAYLFQGLLCARQYFTADDPKERRIRDVINWMWGEMEWNWFTRDGRDYLYWHWSPNNGWAMNFPIHGFNECLITYVLAASAERYPVGANVYHNGWAQSDFFKNGRTFYGFKLPLGFDYGGPLFFSQYSFLGLNPKGLKDQYADYWEQNKNHTLINHAYCVDNPKKFKGYGENCWGLTASDNFEGYNAHSPTNDLGVITPTAALSAFPYTPEYSMKALRHFYYDLGDKIWGEYGFTDAFSESHNWYAKSYLAIDQGPIVVMIENYRTGLLWKLFMSCPEVQGGLKKLGFESPAIAKN is encoded by the coding sequence ATGAAAAAACTATTAATTACCCCGGTACTTATGTTGGCTGCCATTTGCTGCTTTGCCCAAAAAGCAGCAAAGAAATCAGAAGATGGCATTAAGCCTGTTGGTATTATTAAAAACCTGACGGATAGTGCCCTGCTTGACGTGGTGCAACGCCAAACATACCGTTATTTCTGGGATTTTGGTCACCCGGTAAGCGGCCTGGCCCGCGAGCGCAGCAATACTTCTTTTGATTATGGCAGTGAGGTAGTAACTACGGGTGGCTCTGGTTTCGGCATTATGTCGCTCATTGTGGCCGACAGCCGCAAATGGATCACCCATGATCAGGCGGTTGACCGCATGGTGAAAATCGTTAACTTTTTATACAAGGCTGATGCTTTTCACGGTGCTTTCCCGCATTGGTTAAATGGCGAAACCGGTAAAGTGATCCGTTTTGGCCGTAAGGATGATGGGGCGGATATTGTGGAGTCGGCTTATCTGTTTCAGGGCTTATTATGCGCCAGGCAGTACTTTACCGCCGATGATCCCAAAGAGCGCCGCATTCGTGATGTGATTAACTGGATGTGGGGTGAAATGGAATGGAACTGGTTTACCCGCGATGGCCGTGACTATCTTTACTGGCACTGGAGCCCTAACAATGGTTGGGCCATGAACTTTCCTATCCATGGTTTTAACGAATGTTTGATCACTTATGTACTTGCCGCGTCTGCCGAGCGTTACCCGGTTGGTGCCAACGTTTATCATAATGGCTGGGCACAAAGCGATTTCTTTAAAAACGGAAGAACTTTTTATGGTTTTAAATTACCGCTGGGATTTGATTATGGTGGTCCGCTGTTCTTTTCTCAGTACTCGTTCCTTGGCTTAAACCCTAAAGGCTTGAAAGACCAGTATGCCGACTATTGGGAGCAAAACAAAAATCACACCTTAATAAACCACGCGTACTGTGTTGATAACCCTAAAAAATTTAAAGGGTACGGCGAAAACTGCTGGGGCTTAACTGCCAGCGATAACTTTGAAGGCTACAACGCGCATTCGCCAACTAATGATCTGGGGGTTATTACACCAACGGCGGCGCTTTCGGCATTCCCTTATACGCCCGAATATTCGATGAAAGCACTGCGTCATTTTTATTATGACCTGGGCGATAAGATCTGGGGTGAATACGGTTTTACGGATGCTTTCAGCGAATCGCATAACTGGTATGCAAAGTCGTACCTGGCTATTGACCAGGGACCCATTGTTGTGATGATTGAAAACTATCGTACAGGATTATTATGGAAACTTTTCATGAGTTGCCCCGAGGTTCAGGGCGGATTGAAGAAGCTTGGCTTTGAGAGCCCGGCTATCGCCAAAAATTAA
- a CDS encoding SusC/RagA family TonB-linked outer membrane protein, which yields MKRIFTISGLMLLLLLCYDAAFAQNVTIKGKITDGKTGEALIGVSVSVKGTTIGTQTDVNGAFTLKTPGNATLSVAYIGYATQEVAVNGQTTINVALQPQTNELQQVVVIGYGTQRKLDVTGSIATVKGADVAKQASPNALSGLQGKVSGVQITNSGTPGKSPDITIRGLGTIYGNTKPLFVVDGVWYDDISFLNPQDIESFSILKDASSTAIYGIRAANGVVLIGTKRGTKGKPVINYNGYVGLQAVTNQVKMANASEYATAVNELSALNGGSPIFTNPASYGTGTDWYKQILRKAFTTNHEASISGGTDKYTYNYSFGYLNQDGIAKTNNYQRYTVHLSNDFKPTKNVKFGYTASALSDVSRDVNSAIFHQLFGAAPTLPVRKADGSYGDPNDYNTGDGNNYNPQATIDFFNQRTKNKRFTYNAYGEVTFLKNFKFKSSFGGDISQNEVRAFTPEYMATLRQQSNKTNLDINHTDVRNWIWENTLTYDVKIKDHKITALVGYSAQNNRTRQIDGKADYVPYVKNGSIRSSFPDTTNVNFFATPGSQIHTRALSQFARVNYSFRDKYLLNASIRRDGASQFYGDHTYGYFPSVGAGWVITNEEFMKDQKVFSNLKLRGSWGKVGNSGVPINPTVQVIATDPYLTGLFGNPLTTYPGASINSIVPPSIVWERTVSSDFGIEGGLIDNKLTFEADYYNRETQDAIFAIPVAGSLGTNNSSLIGNQASIRNRGWEFSLGWRDNPSKDFNYSVSANLGINNNKVLNVVTGQNPIYDGGEGIANGALATRTVVGQPIGQFYGYKVTGIFQTTQEVANSKQKGAAPGDFIYQDTNNDGILDSRDRVALGSPLPKYNYGINTSFTYKNFDLALDFQGVAGVSVYNANIAYRFGNENFTQDFYQNRWHGAGTSNTYPSVNVGKTANAAPNSFYVESGAYFRMRNAQLGYTIPGDFLKKLNISKVRIYANAQNAINLFGYKGFSPEIGGDVGSRGIDASVYPLFATYNFGVNVTF from the coding sequence ATGAAAAGAATTTTTACTATTTCAGGGTTGATGTTGTTACTGTTACTTTGTTATGACGCGGCGTTTGCACAAAACGTTACAATAAAAGGTAAAATAACTGACGGCAAAACAGGCGAGGCTTTAATAGGCGTGTCTGTATCAGTTAAGGGAACAACTATAGGCACCCAAACAGATGTAAACGGAGCTTTTACACTTAAAACCCCGGGCAATGCAACTTTATCAGTAGCTTATATAGGTTATGCTACACAAGAGGTAGCCGTTAACGGGCAAACAACCATAAACGTAGCCCTTCAGCCACAAACCAACGAATTGCAGCAGGTAGTTGTTATTGGTTATGGTACCCAGCGAAAGCTTGACGTAACCGGTTCCATAGCTACGGTTAAAGGTGCCGATGTTGCCAAGCAGGCTTCACCCAACGCGTTAAGCGGTTTACAGGGTAAAGTATCAGGCGTACAAATCACCAACAGCGGTACGCCGGGTAAATCACCGGATATTACCATTCGTGGTTTAGGTACTATTTATGGTAATACTAAACCTTTGTTTGTTGTTGATGGTGTTTGGTACGATGATATCAGCTTCCTTAACCCACAGGATATCGAAAGCTTCAGCATTTTGAAAGATGCGTCAAGTACTGCTATCTATGGTATCCGTGCAGCTAACGGTGTAGTTTTGATAGGCACCAAACGTGGTACAAAAGGCAAACCGGTTATTAATTATAATGGCTACGTAGGTTTGCAGGCTGTTACCAACCAGGTGAAAATGGCAAATGCCAGCGAATATGCTACAGCGGTAAATGAGCTTTCGGCATTAAACGGTGGCAGTCCTATATTCACCAATCCTGCATCGTACGGTACAGGTACCGATTGGTACAAGCAAATATTGCGCAAAGCATTTACTACAAACCATGAGGCATCAATAAGCGGTGGTACCGATAAGTATACCTACAACTATTCGTTCGGTTATCTTAACCAGGATGGTATAGCAAAAACAAATAACTATCAGCGTTACACCGTTCACTTGTCAAATGATTTTAAACCGACTAAAAACGTAAAATTCGGTTATACTGCAAGTGCTTTATCTGATGTATCACGCGATGTTAACAGCGCTATTTTCCACCAGTTGTTTGGCGCCGCCCCTACATTACCTGTACGTAAAGCTGATGGCAGCTACGGTGATCCTAATGATTACAACACCGGCGACGGTAATAACTATAACCCGCAGGCTACTATTGATTTCTTTAACCAGAGAACAAAAAACAAGCGTTTTACTTACAATGCTTACGGTGAGGTTACCTTCCTTAAAAACTTCAAATTTAAATCAAGCTTTGGCGGTGATATCAGCCAGAATGAAGTAAGGGCATTTACACCTGAGTATATGGCCACCCTGCGTCAGCAAAGCAATAAAACCAATCTGGATATCAACCATACCGATGTACGTAACTGGATTTGGGAAAACACACTTACCTATGATGTTAAAATAAAAGATCATAAGATTACAGCTTTGGTAGGTTACAGCGCCCAGAACAACCGTACCAGGCAAATAGATGGTAAGGCCGATTATGTTCCGTATGTGAAAAACGGAAGCATCAGAAGTTCATTCCCGGATACCACCAATGTAAATTTCTTTGCAACTCCGGGCAGCCAGATCCACACTCGTGCGTTATCACAATTTGCCCGTGTTAATTACTCGTTCAGAGATAAATATTTGTTGAACGCATCTATTCGTCGTGATGGTGCTTCTCAGTTTTATGGCGATCATACTTATGGCTACTTCCCTTCGGTTGGTGCCGGCTGGGTAATTACCAACGAGGAGTTCATGAAAGATCAGAAAGTATTCAGCAACCTGAAATTACGCGGAAGCTGGGGTAAAGTAGGTAACTCAGGCGTACCAATTAACCCAACCGTACAGGTTATAGCTACTGATCCTTACCTGACAGGTTTATTCGGTAACCCGCTTACAACTTATCCGGGTGCAAGTATTAACTCTATAGTACCACCATCTATCGTTTGGGAAAGAACAGTGTCATCTGATTTCGGTATCGAAGGCGGATTAATTGATAACAAGTTAACTTTTGAAGCAGATTACTATAACAGGGAAACCCAGGATGCTATTTTCGCAATCCCGGTAGCCGGTTCATTGGGTACAAACAACAGCTCATTGATAGGTAACCAGGCAAGCATCAGAAACAGGGGATGGGAGTTTTCATTAGGCTGGAGAGATAACCCGTCTAAAGATTTCAATTACAGCGTTAGCGCTAACCTTGGTATCAACAACAATAAAGTGCTTAACGTAGTAACCGGCCAAAACCCAATTTACGATGGTGGCGAAGGTATTGCCAACGGTGCATTGGCCACCCGTACTGTGGTTGGCCAGCCAATCGGTCAGTTTTATGGTTATAAAGTAACCGGCATTTTCCAAACAACTCAGGAAGTTGCTAACTCAAAACAAAAAGGTGCAGCTCCGGGCGATTTCATTTACCAGGATACCAATAACGATGGCATATTAGATAGCCGCGACCGTGTAGCCTTGGGTAGCCCGCTGCCAAAATATAACTACGGTATCAACACATCATTCACTTATAAAAACTTCGACCTTGCGTTGGATTTTCAAGGTGTTGCCGGTGTAAGTGTTTATAATGCCAATATCGCTTACCGTTTCGGTAACGAAAACTTCACACAAGACTTTTATCAAAACCGCTGGCACGGTGCAGGTACTTCAAATACCTACCCATCAGTAAACGTTGGTAAAACAGCCAACGCGGCGCCTAACTCATTTTATGTTGAAAGTGGTGCATACTTCAGGATGAGGAATGCGCAGTTGGGTTATACCATACCGGGCGATTTCCTGAAGAAACTGAATATTTCAAAAGTCAGGATCTATGCAAATGCGCAAAATGCTATCAACCTGTTCGGCTATAAAGGCTTCTCGCCAGAAATTGGTGGTGATGTAGGCAGCCGTGGTATTGATGCAAGTGTGTATCCGTTGTTTGCTACCTATAATTTTGGTGTTAACGTTACTTTTTAA
- a CDS encoding RagB/SusD family nutrient uptake outer membrane protein, translated as MKNSTKYSRKVVALGLIASIISFQSCKKSFLNVDPAQNTAATQFFKTQDDATKAVSAMYANLREWNNIAFAPIAVESMGSDDVEKGSTASDATFFNDYHNFTITSGDAQLGGFWRGQYQTINFANQILTNVPGITMDETLKARYLAEAKFIRAYAYFRLVRAFGDVPLRLTLPKSASEYNLPRTAKAQVWAAIETDLNDAANVLPQTYSAADIGHATKGAAIALHAKVAMYLKKWTDVLNYTNQVMGMGYSLFPDYEQMFRTNHKNNQESVFEVQCALIPNNPDASNSQYSQVQGVRGVTGGGWGFNVPSAGLAAAYETGDPRRDATIIFRGETTPEGDKIPATGDNPMYNQKSYVPFSMYVSGFNEGCQQNKIVLRYADVLLMNAEANNELGNSAAALIPLEQVRARARGSNAAILPKVTTTDQATLRTAIYQERRVELAMEFERYFDVIRQGRGTAVFGSRGWTAGKNEVWPVPQTEIDLSGGALTQNPGY; from the coding sequence ATGAAAAATAGTACAAAATATTCGCGTAAGGTCGTTGCTTTAGGTCTTATCGCTTCAATCATATCGTTCCAGAGCTGTAAAAAAAGCTTCTTAAATGTTGACCCGGCTCAAAATACCGCGGCAACCCAGTTTTTCAAAACACAAGATGATGCCACTAAAGCGGTTAGCGCCATGTATGCTAACCTGCGCGAGTGGAACAATATCGCTTTTGCGCCTATCGCTGTAGAAAGCATGGGTTCTGACGATGTGGAAAAAGGCAGTACCGCCAGCGATGCTACCTTTTTTAACGACTACCACAACTTTACCATTACTTCGGGCGATGCTCAATTAGGTGGTTTCTGGAGAGGGCAGTATCAAACTATCAACTTTGCCAACCAAATCCTGACCAATGTTCCCGGCATCACCATGGATGAAACCTTAAAAGCAAGATATCTGGCCGAAGCTAAATTTATCAGGGCTTATGCATATTTCAGGTTGGTTAGGGCTTTTGGCGATGTGCCATTGCGTTTAACGTTACCTAAAAGTGCGTCGGAGTACAATTTGCCACGTACTGCCAAAGCACAGGTTTGGGCAGCTATTGAAACAGATTTAAATGATGCAGCCAATGTATTGCCGCAAACCTACAGCGCTGCCGATATAGGCCATGCTACCAAGGGCGCCGCTATTGCCTTGCATGCTAAAGTTGCTATGTACCTTAAAAAATGGACTGATGTATTAAATTACACAAACCAGGTAATGGGTATGGGCTATTCGTTGTTTCCTGACTATGAACAAATGTTCCGTACTAATCATAAAAACAACCAGGAATCGGTATTTGAAGTACAGTGCGCTTTAATTCCTAACAATCCGGATGCTTCAAACTCACAATACTCGCAAGTACAGGGTGTACGTGGTGTTACCGGCGGTGGCTGGGGCTTTAACGTGCCAAGCGCAGGTTTAGCTGCTGCTTACGAAACCGGCGATCCACGTCGCGACGCTACTATCATTTTCAGGGGCGAAACTACGCCAGAAGGTGATAAGATCCCTGCAACAGGCGATAACCCGATGTACAACCAAAAATCATACGTTCCGTTCAGTATGTATGTTTCTGGCTTTAACGAAGGTTGTCAGCAAAACAAAATTGTACTTCGTTATGCCGATGTGTTGTTGATGAACGCTGAAGCTAATAACGAATTGGGTAACTCTGCGGCAGCGTTAATTCCGTTGGAGCAGGTTCGTGCCCGCGCCCGCGGCAGTAATGCCGCTATTTTGCCAAAGGTAACTACAACTGATCAGGCTACGCTTCGTACTGCTATATACCAGGAAAGAAGGGTTGAACTGGCTATGGAATTTGAACGTTATTTCGACGTGATCCGTCAGGGTAGGGGTACTGCAGTTTTCGGCTCACGCGGTTGGACAGCAGGCAAAAACGAAGTTTGGCCTGTGCCTCAAACCGAGATCGACCTGAGTGGTGGTGCATTAACACAAAATCCTGGTTATTAA
- a CDS encoding DUF2442 domain-containing protein: MPLLNTRKGERKVKVTFANGLLFVETDGGKPQAFPLEWFPKLLNATDEEREDWSQTEKGIRFNKLDVDVTL, translated from the coding sequence ATGCCACTATTAAACACACGAAAAGGCGAGCGGAAAGTAAAGGTAACCTTTGCTAACGGATTGCTATTTGTTGAAACCGATGGTGGCAAACCCCAGGCTTTCCCGTTAGAATGGTTCCCGAAACTACTAAACGCTACCGACGAAGAGCGTGAAGACTGGAGCCAAACCGAAAAAGGCATCCGCTTTAATAAGCTGGATGTGGATGTAACGCTGTAG